The proteins below come from a single Athene noctua chromosome 6, bAthNoc1.hap1.1, whole genome shotgun sequence genomic window:
- the LOC141961817 gene encoding class II histocompatibility antigen, B-L beta chain-like codes for METGRVLGAGAVLVALVVLGAHPAGGEEPSEVILEMGEAECQYLNGTQRVRYVQRYIHNREQYAHFDSDMGLHVADNPLGEIQAEHYNSQPQFMEYRPAEVDTFCRHNYKVLTPFLTERKVQPKVRVTPMQSSSLPQIKRLACYVTGFYPAEIEVKWFHNGWEDTERVASTDVIQNGDWTYQVLVILETTPQRGDTYTCQVEHISLQHPVSQRWELQSDSARSKMLMGVGGFALGLIFLVLGLVLYVHKKVSGGGRWAGVPRGVSCAPTDLISLCLGLPVPRAAGCERLTPGHQGPASPQEVASLERPKAQAVSRSMPLRGTEHPYGQFGLSVPAVPLPNPLPTRRACLPGDTQRAAEEALALCKQRSAPAKTVLNSVQPWQPRPQWVVGFPPAPRPLVAPSVMSQP; via the exons ATGGAGACTGGTCGCGtcctgggagctggggctgtgctggtggcactggtggtgctgggagcCCACCCAGCTGGTGGCGAGGAGCCCTCGG AGGTTATCCTGGAGATGGGTGAGGCCGAGTGTCAGTACCTCAACGGCACCCAGCGGGTGAGGTATGTGCAGAGGTACATCCACAACCGGGAGCAGTACGCGCACTTTGACAGCGACATGGGGCTCCATGTCGCCGACAACCCCCTGGGTGAGATCCAAGCTGAGCACTACAACAGTCAACCACAATTCATGGAGTACAGACCGGCTGAGGTCGACACATTCTGCCGGCACAACTACAAGGTTTTGACCCCCTTCCTCACCGAGAGGAAAG TTCAGCCCAAGGTGAGGGTCACCCCCATGCAGTCGAGCTCCCTGCCCCAGATCAAGAGGCTGGCTTGCTACGTGACGGGCTTTTACCCGGCGGAGATCGAGGTGAAGTGGTTCCACAACGGGTGGGAGGATACGGAGAGAGTGGCGTCCACGGACGTGATCCAGAACGGAGACTGGACCTACCAGGTGCTGGTGATTCTGGAAACCACCCCGCAGCGTGGGGACACCTACACGTGCCAGGTGGAGCACAtcagcctgcagcacccagtAAGCCAGCGCTGGG AGCTGCAGTCGGACAGTGCCCGCAGCAAGATGCTGATGGGGGTGGGGGGCTTTGCGCTGGGGCTCATCTTCCTGGTGCTAGGGCTCGTCCTCTACGTGCACAAGAAGGTGAGTGGAGGGGGCCGCTGGGCAGGGGTGCCCCGGGGCGTCTCCTGCGCCCCAACTGACCTTATCTCTCTGTGTTTAGGGCTCCCTGTTCCCCGGGCTGCAG GCTGTGAGAGGCTGACCCCAGGACACCAAGGCCCGGCCAGTCCCCAAGAAGTGGCCTCTTTGGAAAGACCAAAGGCCCAGGCGGTATCGCGCAGCATGCCATTACGCGGCACGGAGCACCCCTATGGTCAGTTTGGGCTGTCTGTCCCTGCTGTGCCCCTTCCCAACCCGTTGCCCACCCGCAGAGCCTGCTTGCCCGGGGACACACAGCGAGCAGCAGAGGAAGCCTTGGCGCTCTGCAAGCAGCGTTCAGCGCCAGCAAAAACTGTTCTCAACAGCGTCCAGCCATGGCAACCACGGCCCCAGTGGGTGGTGGGGTTtcctcctgccccccgccccctggTAGCTCCTTCCGTGATGTCACAGCCGTGA